The following are encoded together in the Citrus sinensis cultivar Valencia sweet orange chromosome 1, DVS_A1.0, whole genome shotgun sequence genome:
- the LOC102616974 gene encoding protein NRT1/ PTR FAMILY 6.2 isoform X2, with product MSWAVADAVDYKGSPADPSKTGIELCERLSTMGIAVNLVTYLVGTMHLPSATSANIVTDFMGTSFLLCLLGGFLADTFLGRYKTIAIFAAVQTLGTGMLAMVTKLRQLRPRPCKETATHTCEQASGFQMGVLYIALYLIALGTGGLKSSVSGFGTDQFDEKDEKEKTQMAYFFSRFFFFISLGTLMAVTVLVYIQDEISRSVGYGICSVAMFMAIIIFLAGTKRYRYKKSSGSPIVHIFQVIVAAIKKRKMDLPCNVGMLYEDTPEASRIHHTEQFHFLDKAAIVAEGDFEAGSTPNPWKLCSVTSVEEVKMVARLLPIWATTIIFWTTYAQMITFSVEQATTMERSIGRFQIPAGSLTVFFVSAILITLAVYDRLIMPLWKKWKGKPGFTNLQRMAIGLVLSIVGMAAAALVERKRLSVARAVGLTTATLPVSVFLLIPQFFLVGAGEAFIYTGQLDFFITKSPKGMKTMSTGLFLTTLSLGFFVSSFLVAVVKKVTGSKGGGGWLADNINRGRLDLFYGLLAILSIINLVIYLICAVWYKPKKPKAGIQMETYVKGSSAEEKC from the exons ATGAGTTGGGCCGTCGCAGATGCCGTTGACTACAAGGGTTCACCTGCTGACCCGTCTAAAACTG GGATTGAATTATGCGAGAGGCTTTCAACAATGGGTATTGCAGTCAATCTTGTGACATACTTGGTGGGGACGATGCATCTACCAAGTGCAACTTCGGCCAATATTGTGACTGATTTCATGGGCAcatcttttcttttgtgtttgCTTGGAGGCTTTCTTGCTGATACATTCCTTGGCAGATACAAAACCATCGCCATATTTGCCGCAGTACAGACACTC GGTACTGGCATGTTAGCGATGGTGACGAAGCTACGACAGCTACGTCCACGTCCATGCAAGGAAACTGCTACACATACGTGCGAGCAAGCCAGTGGATTTCAAATGGGAGTTTTATACATAGCTTTATATCTAATTGCATTAGGAACTGGGGGCCTAAAGTCAAGCGTTTCAGGATTCGGAACTGatcaatttgatgaaaaagaTGAGAAGGAGAAAACCCAAATGGCGTATTTTTTCAGcaggttctttttctttataagCCTTGGGACTCTAATGGCGGTTACTGTGCTTGTCTACATACAAGATGAAATTAGTCGAAGCGTGGGTTATGGAATTTGTTCAGTCGCCATGTTTATGGCCATCATAATATTCTTAGCTGGGACTAAAAGATATAGGTACAAGAAAAGCTCCGGAAGCCCCATTGTTCACATTTTCCAAGTGATTGTAGCGGCaataaagaagaggaagatggATCTTCCTTGCAATGTTGGCATGTTGTATGAGGATACTCCTGAGGCCTCAAGGATTCATCACACAGAACAATTTCA TTTCTTGGACAAGGCTGCCATAGTTGCTGAAGGAGATTTTGAGGCTGGTTCCACCCCAAACCCTTGGAAGCTATGCTCGGTGACAAGTGTGGAAGAAGTGAAAATGGTGGCTAGACTCTTGCCAATTTGGGCCACTACCATTATCTTTTGGACCACTTACGCTCAGATGATCACCTTTTCAGTTGAGCAAGCAACCACCATGGAAAGATCAATTGGGAGATTCCAAATCCCAGCTGGCTCTCTCACTGTCTTCTTTGTTTCAGCTATATTGATCACCCTCGCAGTATATGACCGTCTCATTATGCCACTTTGGAAGAAATGGAAAGGCAAACCAg GTTTTACGAACTTGCAGAGAATGGCCATAGGCCTAGTACTATCAATAGTGGGAATGGCAGCGGCAGCACTAGTTGAGAGGAAACGGCTTTCAGTTGCAAGAGCTGTGGGACTCACCACAGCAACACTGCCCGTAAGTGTGTTCTTATTGATCCCACAATTCTTCTTGGTGGGTGCTGGTGAGGCTTTTATATACACCGGTCAGCTCGATTTCTTCATAACTAAATCACCCAAAGGAATGAAGACTATGAGCACCGGTCTGTTCCTCACGACTCTGTCACTTGGGTTCTTCGTCAGCAGCTTCTTGGTAGCAGTTGTGAAGAAGGTGACAGGAAGCAAGGGAGGTGGCGGATGGCTAGCTGACAATATTAACCGTGGAAGGCTTGATCTTTTCTATGGTCTTTTGGCTATACTAAGTATCATCAATCTTGTAATATATCTTATTTGTGCCGTGTGGTACAAACCAAAGAAACCCAAAGCTGGTATACAGATGGAGACTTATGTTAAAGGGTCCTCTGCCGAGGAGAAGTGCTAG
- the LOC102616974 gene encoding protein NRT1/ PTR FAMILY 6.2 isoform X1 — protein sequence MSWAVADAVDYKGSPADPSKTGGWVPAALVLGIELCERLSTMGIAVNLVTYLVGTMHLPSATSANIVTDFMGTSFLLCLLGGFLADTFLGRYKTIAIFAAVQTLGTGMLAMVTKLRQLRPRPCKETATHTCEQASGFQMGVLYIALYLIALGTGGLKSSVSGFGTDQFDEKDEKEKTQMAYFFSRFFFFISLGTLMAVTVLVYIQDEISRSVGYGICSVAMFMAIIIFLAGTKRYRYKKSSGSPIVHIFQVIVAAIKKRKMDLPCNVGMLYEDTPEASRIHHTEQFHFLDKAAIVAEGDFEAGSTPNPWKLCSVTSVEEVKMVARLLPIWATTIIFWTTYAQMITFSVEQATTMERSIGRFQIPAGSLTVFFVSAILITLAVYDRLIMPLWKKWKGKPGFTNLQRMAIGLVLSIVGMAAAALVERKRLSVARAVGLTTATLPVSVFLLIPQFFLVGAGEAFIYTGQLDFFITKSPKGMKTMSTGLFLTTLSLGFFVSSFLVAVVKKVTGSKGGGGWLADNINRGRLDLFYGLLAILSIINLVIYLICAVWYKPKKPKAGIQMETYVKGSSAEEKC from the exons ATGAGTTGGGCCGTCGCAGATGCCGTTGACTACAAGGGTTCACCTGCTGACCCGTCTAAAACTGGTGGGTGGGTTCCTGCTGCTCTTGTCCTAG GGATTGAATTATGCGAGAGGCTTTCAACAATGGGTATTGCAGTCAATCTTGTGACATACTTGGTGGGGACGATGCATCTACCAAGTGCAACTTCGGCCAATATTGTGACTGATTTCATGGGCAcatcttttcttttgtgtttgCTTGGAGGCTTTCTTGCTGATACATTCCTTGGCAGATACAAAACCATCGCCATATTTGCCGCAGTACAGACACTC GGTACTGGCATGTTAGCGATGGTGACGAAGCTACGACAGCTACGTCCACGTCCATGCAAGGAAACTGCTACACATACGTGCGAGCAAGCCAGTGGATTTCAAATGGGAGTTTTATACATAGCTTTATATCTAATTGCATTAGGAACTGGGGGCCTAAAGTCAAGCGTTTCAGGATTCGGAACTGatcaatttgatgaaaaagaTGAGAAGGAGAAAACCCAAATGGCGTATTTTTTCAGcaggttctttttctttataagCCTTGGGACTCTAATGGCGGTTACTGTGCTTGTCTACATACAAGATGAAATTAGTCGAAGCGTGGGTTATGGAATTTGTTCAGTCGCCATGTTTATGGCCATCATAATATTCTTAGCTGGGACTAAAAGATATAGGTACAAGAAAAGCTCCGGAAGCCCCATTGTTCACATTTTCCAAGTGATTGTAGCGGCaataaagaagaggaagatggATCTTCCTTGCAATGTTGGCATGTTGTATGAGGATACTCCTGAGGCCTCAAGGATTCATCACACAGAACAATTTCA TTTCTTGGACAAGGCTGCCATAGTTGCTGAAGGAGATTTTGAGGCTGGTTCCACCCCAAACCCTTGGAAGCTATGCTCGGTGACAAGTGTGGAAGAAGTGAAAATGGTGGCTAGACTCTTGCCAATTTGGGCCACTACCATTATCTTTTGGACCACTTACGCTCAGATGATCACCTTTTCAGTTGAGCAAGCAACCACCATGGAAAGATCAATTGGGAGATTCCAAATCCCAGCTGGCTCTCTCACTGTCTTCTTTGTTTCAGCTATATTGATCACCCTCGCAGTATATGACCGTCTCATTATGCCACTTTGGAAGAAATGGAAAGGCAAACCAg GTTTTACGAACTTGCAGAGAATGGCCATAGGCCTAGTACTATCAATAGTGGGAATGGCAGCGGCAGCACTAGTTGAGAGGAAACGGCTTTCAGTTGCAAGAGCTGTGGGACTCACCACAGCAACACTGCCCGTAAGTGTGTTCTTATTGATCCCACAATTCTTCTTGGTGGGTGCTGGTGAGGCTTTTATATACACCGGTCAGCTCGATTTCTTCATAACTAAATCACCCAAAGGAATGAAGACTATGAGCACCGGTCTGTTCCTCACGACTCTGTCACTTGGGTTCTTCGTCAGCAGCTTCTTGGTAGCAGTTGTGAAGAAGGTGACAGGAAGCAAGGGAGGTGGCGGATGGCTAGCTGACAATATTAACCGTGGAAGGCTTGATCTTTTCTATGGTCTTTTGGCTATACTAAGTATCATCAATCTTGTAATATATCTTATTTGTGCCGTGTGGTACAAACCAAAGAAACCCAAAGCTGGTATACAGATGGAGACTTATGTTAAAGGGTCCTCTGCCGAGGAGAAGTGCTAG